A region of Salvia splendens isolate huo1 chromosome 17, SspV2, whole genome shotgun sequence DNA encodes the following proteins:
- the LOC121775237 gene encoding DNA-directed RNA polymerase III subunit RPC8-like isoform X2, whose protein sequence is MFFLSEIEHTLMLPPHLLNRPLDEAIKEQLDLIFLDKVIDKHGLCVSVYDIRSISGGFILPGDGASTYTVKFRLVMFRPFVGEIIIARLKESTVDGLRLSLGFFDDIYVPVPFLFSPNRNEPVPGHKNRVNWIWNYMHEDYSVDAEDEIRFKVHDVSYPPIPLEPKDVKPFAPMVVTVSHTLKSLSLPYKSLL, encoded by the exons ATGTTTTTCCTGAGTGAAATAGAGCACACTTTGATGTTGCCCCCTCACCTCCTCAATCGACCCCTCGATGAAGCCATTAAAGAGCAGCTCGACTTAATCTTCCTCGACAAG GTTATTGATAAACATGGCTTATGTGTAAGTGTGTACGATATTCGGTCAATTAGTGGCGGTTTCATACTTCCTGGTGATGGGGCTTCAACTTACACG GTGAAGTTCAGGCTGGTAATGTTTCGTCCGTTTGTGGGAGAGATCATAATAGCTCGGCTTAAAGAATCTACGGTGGATGGTTTACGAT TATCGCTTGGGTTTTTCGATGATATATATGTACCTGTCCCTTTTTTGTTCTCTCCTAACCGCAATGAACCAGTCCCAGGACACAA GAATAGGGTTAATTGGATCTGGAATTATATGCATGAGGATTACTCAGTGGATGCAGAGGATGAG ATAAGGTTTAAAGTTCATGATGTGAGCTATCCGCCTATACCTTTAGAGCCGAAAGATGTCAAGCCATTTGCCCCCATGGTGGTCACCGTAAGTCATACATTAAAATCTCTTTCATTGCCATACAAGtctctat tataa
- the LOC121774671 gene encoding zinc finger CCCH domain-containing protein 44-like has translation MENIETLLAAVAAQQGFGDDDDDDEVGNSAASVASRPVPAPGRAIGGGKRRRGRPPKPQHAPKPPPLRKRRKVEDEEDDVCFICLNGGSLVLCDRKGCPKAYHPACIKRDEAFFQSTAKWNCGWHICSVCRKASSFMCYTCTNSWCKSCIKNEEFVCVRGNKGFCSTCIKPIMLIENKEQATDDSNKVDFDDELSWEYLFKMYWLLLKEKLSLTFDEINQAKNPWKVVACKPQFDNVLPVCVSREVSASNKTTEHLELNKPCVDINFIPHDGLRTSSNVDHIEKLLSNKEEIRSQCNKDTLKPYMDKVTVQHDGLRTSINGDHIEKLHSNKEEMGSRCNNKDTLKPNMDKVTNQTNTEKATDDTNMLCISQNMNTRESDKIAVDSEWASKELLEFVAHVKNGDTQAITQFDVQTLLLDYINRNNLRDPRWKSKIICDQRLKSLFGKSRVGHIEMLKLLEFHFLIKDDSLKSSFIPAGSVSSVENDVESNGKMFVLAMPASSRKRKHCKKGEDKGPKHDLNEYAEVDVYNIRLIYMRRNLVEKLLDDRENFNNKVIGSIVRIRISTNDHKTEIHRLVQVVGTSTVSEPYRIGNRTADAMLEVLNLDKKEVVSIDGISNQEFTEEECGRLRQSIRCGLVKHFTVGEVQNKAVALQSVRVNDWLEAEILKLNHLRDRASERGNTKELLECVKELQLLKSPEERRRRIAEVPEIHTDPKMNPNYDSEEDDRSGVDGKKDEYVRPSHFRFPRNAQKTSSNKKGKEERYTEAKEKIIENTDANGSSSGTNEQATQRSDLETSTSTVCTRNSPCAETEKLWHYRDPNGKIQGPFSMMQLRKWNTTGLFPPHMRIWTNHEQYDSLLLTDALSGKLHVPSDLSRARSSGLQGNRPPDGINAREETNGTSRDGNKQTEATGILKVGDSSSPSRPQCWDLLKDSNSIVDDIKVHTLPPPSNPEMIPAALTDQFQGEDDPNQSSQTEEKNSGGLTESPMTRGLEEDRSGKPSEENLRPLNIDLGSNDIESAPVLEPSSSCKPAEDVNVLFLPSPTPEVENQPFVSADVPAENSGVLELLSPPNSNNENEGAEATQTKPDGLVNLPMSNSGPICNGSNQLPEVADEWCGYSPTPARPSIQEWDPASISASPSKHPEVKVDNMDTMPPDSASHPTSNMPDWRAMMNEPFEFIDLGENSVSDLLAEVDAMESQGALCSPTSAIKFAREFLLDESTDDSSISIEEFSSVLEPRKSNVLSSTSDVNLSPQSSEPSKQSGTSPVDAFDFFRRSCNSSASSEGETNAPVHGSDAGSEIHPPTPTYVNQVITGAAVAPGTGSDKSDPGWGTMQGNIGNINLVTVQGSVNLVLGEPSQGMANLGWGTNTGPTWPNSSTNRSPRDGSLPWDGQRKYSGERFNSPRERGGYGSGRSRPAWGRPPYGGGGGGGGYSRPLPRGQRICRFYEGGHCKKGAFCDYLHP, from the exons ATGGAGAATATTGAGACTTTGCTAGCTGCTGTAGCAGCTCAGCAAGGGTTTGGCGACGACGATGACGACGATGAGGTGGGGAATTCCGCTGCATCGGTGGCGAGTCGACCGGTTCCGGCTCCGGGGCGGGCGATCGGCGGGGGGAAGCGGAGGAGAGGGCGGCCGCCCAAGCCACAGCACGCGCCGAAGCCTCCTCCGCTGCGTAAGCGGCGGAAGGTTGAGGATGAGGAAGACGATGTGTGTTTTATCTGTTTGAATGGTGGTTCTTTGGTGCTCTGCGATCGCAA GGGCTGTCCAAAGGCATATCATCCGGCTTGTATTAAGCGGGACGAGGCATTTTTCCAGTCGACGGCAAAGTGGAACTGCG GGTGGCACATATGCAGTGTGTGCCGAAAGGCATCGTCCTTTATGTGCTACACTTGCACCAATTCGTGGTGCAAGTCATGTATTAAGAACGAAGAGTTTGTGTGTGTTAGAGGAAACAAGGGGTTTTGCTCGACATGCATCAAACCCATCATGCTGATCGAGAATAAGGAGCAAGCTACCGATGACTCG AATAAAGTTGATTTTGATGACGAACTTAGCTGGGAGTATCTTTTCAAAATGTATTGGCTACTCTTAAAAGAGAAGTTATCATTAACATTTGACGAGATTAATCAAGCTAAAAACCCCTGGAAAGTTGTGGCTTGCAAGCCACAATTTGATAATGTGCTTCCTGTGTGTGTTAGTAGAGAAGTTTCTGCGTCAAATAAGACTACTGAACACTTGGAGCTGAACAAGCCCTGTGTAGATATTAATTTTATTCCGCATGATGGTTTGAGGACTTCAAGCAATGTTGACCACATCGAGAAACTACTCAGCAACAAGGAGGAAATAAGGTCACAGTGCAACAAAGATACTTTGAAGCCATACATGGACAAAGTCACGGTGCAACATGATGGTTTGAGGACTTCAATCAATGGTGACCACATCGAGAAACTGCACAGCAACAAGGAGGAAATGGGGTCACGGTGCAACAACAAAGATACTTTGAAGCCAAACATGGACAAAGTCACTAACCAGACAAACACTGAAAAAGCAACCGACGATACCAACATGCTATGCATCTCCCAGAACATGAACACCAGAGAGTCGGACAAGATTGCAGTTGACAGTGAATGGGCGTCCAAAGAACTCTTGGAGTTTGTTGCACACGTGAAGAATGGTGATACACAAGCTATAACACAATTTGATGTTCAAACACTGTTACTTGACTACATAAATAGAAACAACCTACGCGATCCCCGCTGGAAGAGTAAAATTATATGTGATCAAAGGCTAAAAAGTTTATTTGGAAAGTCACGTGTTGGTCACATCGAAATGCTGAAGCTTcttgaatttcattttctcaTTAAGGATGATTCTCTTAAAAGTTCTTTCATTCCTGCTGGATCTGTTAGTTCTGTGGAAAATGATGTGGAGAGTAATGGTAAAATGTTTGTATTGGCAATGCCGGCTAGCAGTAGAAAGAGAAAACATTGTAAAAAGGGTGAAGACAAAGGACCGAAGCATGATTTGAATGAATATGCTGAAGTTGATGTTTATAACATTAGATTGATCTATATGCGCCGCAATTTGGTGGAGAAACTTCTGGATGATCGTGAGAACTTCAATAATAAGGTTATTGGTTCTATTGTAAGGATTAGAATATCAACGAATGATCATAAGACTGAAATTCACAGGCTCGTCCAAGTTGTAG GGACTAGTACGGTGTCTGAGCCTTATAGAATTGGAAATAGGACAGCAGATGCCATGCTTGAAGTTTTGAATTTAGACAAAAAAGAAGTAGTGTCAATTGATGGCATTTCTAATCAAGAGTTTACTGAG GAAGAATGCGGAAGGCTACGTCAAAGCATTAGATGCGGTCTCGTGAAACATTTTACTGTT GGGGAGGTGCAAAATAAAGCTGTGGCGCTTCAGTCAGTCCGGGtcaatgat TGGCTGGAAGCAGAGATATTGAAGCTAAATCATCTTAGGGATCGAGCTAGCGAGAGGGGGAATACGAAAGA GCTTCTAGAATGTGTGAAGGAATTGCAGCTTCTCAAATCCCCTGAGGAGCGAAGGCGCAGAATTGCTGAAGTTCCAGAGATACATACTGATCCAAAAATGAATCCAAATTATGATTCTGAAGAAGATGACAGAAGTGGTGTCGATGGTAAAAAAG ATGAATATGTGAGGCCAAGCCACTTTCGATTTCCTCGAAATGCACAAAAGACGAGCTCCAATAAGAAAG GTAAAGAAGAGCGATATACTGAGGCGAAGGAAAAAATAATAGAGAATACTGATGCAAATGGATCAAGTAGTGGCACGAATGAGCAGGCCACGCAAAGATCTGATTTAGAGACTTCTACTTCAACTGTCTGCACGAGAAACTCACCGTGTGCAGAAACTGAGAAACTGTGGCATTATCGCGATCCCAATGGTAAGATTCAAGGACCATTTTCCATGATGCAGCTCCGGAAGTGGAATACAACCGGTCTTTTTCCACCTCATATGAGGATATGGACGAATCATGAGCAATACGACTCGTTACTTCTCACTGATGCACTGAGCGGGAAACTCCATGTACCATCAGATTTGTCACGTGCACGGTCTTCAGGTTTGCAAGGAAACAGGCCTCCCGATGGAATTAATGCAAGGGAAGAAACAAACGGGACCAGTAGAGATGGTAATAAACAAACAGAGGCTACTGGAATTCTGAAGGTGGGTGACTCGAGCTCCCCTAGCCGGCCACAATGTTGGGATTTGCTCAAAGATAGTAATTCTATTGTCGATGATATCAAAGTGCATACTTTGCCTCCTCCGTCAAACCCTGAAATGATACCTGCAGCTTTGACTGATCAATTCCAGGGGGAAGATGATCCCAACCAGAGTTCACAAACCGAAGAAAAGAACTCAGGTGGGCTAACTGAAAGTCCTATGACTAGAGGGCTTGAGGAGGATCGATCAGGCAAACCTTCTGAAGAGAATTTGAGACCTTTAAATATTGACTTAGGCTCAAATGATATCGAATCTGCGCCTGTGTTAGAGCCATCCAGCTCGTGTAAACCAGCTGAGGATGTAAATGTCTTGTTTCTCCCAAGTCCTACGCCTGAGGTTGAAAACCAGCCATTTGTATCTGCAGATGTCCCTGCCGAGAACTCTGGTGTTTTGGAGCTGCTAAGTCCACCAAACTCTAACAATGAAAATGAGGGAGCTGAGGCAACTCAGACCAAACCAGATGGGCTTGTAAATCTCCCCATGTCGAACTCAGGGCCAATCTGTAACGGTAGCAACCAACTTCCAGAAGTAGCTGACGAATGGTGTGGATATTCTCCGACGCCTGCAAGACCATCAATCCAGGAATGGGATCCGGCCTCCATCTCTGCATCTCCTTCAAAACATCCCGAAGTTAAGGTTGATAATATGGACACCATGCCACCAGATTCTGCGTCCCATCCGACGTCGAACATGCCTGACTGGCGTGCGATGATGAATGAGCCGTTCGAGTTCATTGATTTAGGGGAAAATTCGGTGTCAGACTTGTTAGCTGAAGTCGATGCAATGGAATCGCAAGGAGCATTGTGTTCACCCACTTCAGCTATCAAATTTGCTAGGGAATTTCTGTTAGATGAAAGTACAGATGATAGCTCTATTTCAATCGAGGAATTCAGCTCGGTGCTGGAACCTCGAAAAAGCAATGTCTTGAGCTCCACCAGCGACGTGAATTTGAGTCCCCAGTCATCAGAGCCGAGCAAGCAGAGCGGGACGTCTCCTGTCGACGCCTTCGATTTCTTCCGGAGGTCATGTAACTCGTCTGCAAGCAGTGAGGGGGAGACGAACGCTCCTGTCCATGGCAGCGACGCCGGTTCGGAGATTCATCCCCCGACACCAACCTACGTGAATCAAGTGATCACTGGTGCAGCCGTGGCTCCCGGGACGGGGTCCGACAAATCGGACCCTGGATGGGGTACAATGCAGGGGAACATTGGTAACATAAACCTGGTGACAGTGCAAGGCAGTGTTAACCTTGTCCTCGGAGAGCCTAGCCAGGGAATGGCGAACCTTGGGTGGGGAACGAACACGGGACCCACATGGCCAAACTCCAGTACCAACCGCAGCCCAAGGGATGGAAGCTTGCCTTGGGACGGCCAACGGAAATACAGCGGTGAGAGGTTCAATAGTCCTAGAGAACGGGGTGGTTACGGGAGCGGAAGGAGTCGGCCAGCATGGGGTCGGCCGCCAtatggaggtggaggtggcggtggtggatATTCGCGGCCACTGCCGAGAGGGCAGAGGATATGTAGATTCTACGAGGGTGGTCACTGTAAAAAGGGGGCTTTCTGCGACTACCTGCATCCATGA
- the LOC121775237 gene encoding DNA-directed RNA polymerase III subunit RPC8-like isoform X3 — translation MFFLSEIEHTLMLPPHLLNRPLDEAIKEQLDLIFLDKVIDKHGLCVSVYDIRSISGGFILPGDGASTYTVKFRLVMFRPFVGEIIIARLKESTVDGLRLSLGFFDDIYVPVPFLFSPNRNEPVPGHKNRVNWIWNYMHEDYSVDAEDEIRFKVHDVSYPPIPLEPKDVKPFAPMVVTGSLDMDGLGPTSWWG, via the exons ATGTTTTTCCTGAGTGAAATAGAGCACACTTTGATGTTGCCCCCTCACCTCCTCAATCGACCCCTCGATGAAGCCATTAAAGAGCAGCTCGACTTAATCTTCCTCGACAAG GTTATTGATAAACATGGCTTATGTGTAAGTGTGTACGATATTCGGTCAATTAGTGGCGGTTTCATACTTCCTGGTGATGGGGCTTCAACTTACACG GTGAAGTTCAGGCTGGTAATGTTTCGTCCGTTTGTGGGAGAGATCATAATAGCTCGGCTTAAAGAATCTACGGTGGATGGTTTACGAT TATCGCTTGGGTTTTTCGATGATATATATGTACCTGTCCCTTTTTTGTTCTCTCCTAACCGCAATGAACCAGTCCCAGGACACAA GAATAGGGTTAATTGGATCTGGAATTATATGCATGAGGATTACTCAGTGGATGCAGAGGATGAG ATAAGGTTTAAAGTTCATGATGTGAGCTATCCGCCTATACCTTTAGAGCCGAAAGATGTCAAGCCATTTGCCCCCATGGTGGTCACC GGTTCTCTTGACATGGATGGTTTAGGCCCTACTTCATGGTGGGGATGA
- the LOC121775541 gene encoding uncharacterized protein LOC121775541 isoform X2, producing MSESPNSGDSPTNSKPKIPNTDDFTTKKTNHGEASVSGSGANKGRSCKGCLYYSSQFKSDSRNPLCLGLSRSLPNAPRYIVGTSEMEASKEGMILRDFKYGCVGYSIYADQKNRASDPQQSEPELPVCMGIEVLVDRKIKESLADGNRSPVPQHRSPQPANVSRDEFLSRFTRNANLIANGVAKNIRRVGNQIKQSIDDIMYPYRKRPK from the exons atGTCGGAATCACCCAACTCCGGCGACTCCCCTACCAATTCCAAACCCAAAATACCAAACACCGACGATTTCACTACGAAGAAAACGAATCATGGTGAAGCCTCTGTCTCTGGCAGTGGCGCGAACAAGGGAAGATCCTGCAAAGGCTGCCTCTATTATTCTTCGCAATTTAAATCCGACTCCAGGAATCCTCTCTGCCTTGGCCTCTCCCGATCCCTCCCTAATG CTCCCCGGTATATTGTTGGGACATCTGAGATGGAAGCATCTAAAGAGGGTATGATCCTTAGGGATTTTAAATACGGCTGCGTTGGTTATTCTATTTATGCCGACCAAAAGAACCGAGCCTCTGATCCACAACAGTCTGAACCAGAATTGCCAGTATGCATGGGAATTGAG GTACTAGTGGATCGAAAAATCAAAGAATCTTTGGCTG ATGGAAACAGATCACCAGTACCACAGCATCGGTCGCCTCAACCAGCTAATGTTAGTCGCGATGAGTTTCTAAGCAG GTTTACTCGAAATGCAAACCTGATTGCAAATGGGGTAGCAAAGAACATCCGTAGAGTAGGGAACCAGATAAAACAAAGCATCGATGATATTATGTACCCCTATAGAAAAAGACCAAAGTAA
- the LOC121775541 gene encoding uncharacterized protein LOC121775541 isoform X1, translating into MSESPNSGDSPTNSKPKIPNTDDFTTKKTNHGEASVSGSGANKGRSCKGCLYYSSQFKSDSRNPLCLGLSRSLPNAPRYIVGTSEMEASKEGMILRDFKYGCVGYSIYADQKNRASDPQQSEPELPVCMGIEVLVDRKIKESLAAFTPNNWCGERGSTLGAITPRRFGEGYCKTQRPASADERTGLGVGVKTRLHDRGSACGFRGPQPQVQSNAGGRCVL; encoded by the exons atGTCGGAATCACCCAACTCCGGCGACTCCCCTACCAATTCCAAACCCAAAATACCAAACACCGACGATTTCACTACGAAGAAAACGAATCATGGTGAAGCCTCTGTCTCTGGCAGTGGCGCGAACAAGGGAAGATCCTGCAAAGGCTGCCTCTATTATTCTTCGCAATTTAAATCCGACTCCAGGAATCCTCTCTGCCTTGGCCTCTCCCGATCCCTCCCTAATG CTCCCCGGTATATTGTTGGGACATCTGAGATGGAAGCATCTAAAGAGGGTATGATCCTTAGGGATTTTAAATACGGCTGCGTTGGTTATTCTATTTATGCCGACCAAAAGAACCGAGCCTCTGATCCACAACAGTCTGAACCAGAATTGCCAGTATGCATGGGAATTGAG GTACTAGTGGATCGAAAAATCAAAGAATCTTTGGCTG CCTTTACTCCTaacaattggtgcggtgaacgtggatcAACTCTAGGGGCGATCACGCCTAGACGGTTTGGAGAAGGCTACTGCAAAACTCAACGCCCAGCTTCAGCAGACGAACGAACGGGTCTCGGCGTTGGGGTCAAAACTCGACTCCATGATAGAGGAAGTGCGTGCGGGTTTCGCGGCCCTCAACCACAAGTTCAGAGCAACGCCGGAGGACGGTGCGTCCTCTGA
- the LOC121775237 gene encoding DNA-directed RNA polymerase III subunit RPC8-like isoform X1, with protein MFFLSEIEHTLMLPPHLLNRPLDEAIKEQLDLIFLDKVIDKHGLCVSVYDIRSISGGFILPGDGASTYTVKFRLVMFRPFVGEIIIARLKESTVDGLRLSLGFFDDIYVPVPFLFSPNRNEPVPGHKNRVNWIWNYMHEDYSVDAEDEIRFKVHDVSYPPIPLEPKDVKPFAPMVVTQGSLDMDGLGPTSWWG; from the exons ATGTTTTTCCTGAGTGAAATAGAGCACACTTTGATGTTGCCCCCTCACCTCCTCAATCGACCCCTCGATGAAGCCATTAAAGAGCAGCTCGACTTAATCTTCCTCGACAAG GTTATTGATAAACATGGCTTATGTGTAAGTGTGTACGATATTCGGTCAATTAGTGGCGGTTTCATACTTCCTGGTGATGGGGCTTCAACTTACACG GTGAAGTTCAGGCTGGTAATGTTTCGTCCGTTTGTGGGAGAGATCATAATAGCTCGGCTTAAAGAATCTACGGTGGATGGTTTACGAT TATCGCTTGGGTTTTTCGATGATATATATGTACCTGTCCCTTTTTTGTTCTCTCCTAACCGCAATGAACCAGTCCCAGGACACAA GAATAGGGTTAATTGGATCTGGAATTATATGCATGAGGATTACTCAGTGGATGCAGAGGATGAG ATAAGGTTTAAAGTTCATGATGTGAGCTATCCGCCTATACCTTTAGAGCCGAAAGATGTCAAGCCATTTGCCCCCATGGTGGTCACC caGGGTTCTCTTGACATGGATGGTTTAGGCCCTACTTCATGGTGGGGATGA
- the LOC121775409 gene encoding protein FMP32, mitochondrial-like isoform X1, with product MTAYSAACKRVLRLGPGLAATRPISELAKSNGKRIYLVDTLALVRKLEAQGVESRQAQAITEAMMQVLNDSMENVSGSYVSKSEMQKSEMFQENNLSMFKTEVKSSQDHHFSMLQHEMEKIKNDIEKMRSELRYEIDKVTAGQRLDLNLERGRIRDELNNQNQETTNLTTKLDREIHTLRAQLEAAKYDVIKYCIGTLASVSAVGLAVLRILM from the exons ATGACTGCGTACTCGGCGGCGTGTAAGCGGGTGCTGAGATTAGGACCCGGGTTGGCCGCGACCCGACCCATTTCCGAACTTGCTAAATCCAACGGCAAACGTATCTACCTCGTCGACACTCTGGCCCtt GTGAGGAAACTCGAGGCACAGGGGGTGGAGTCGAGGCAGGCGCAGGCAATAACCGAGGCAATGATGCAGGTGCTGAATGACAGCATGGAGAATGTCTCTGGCTCCTATGTTTCTAAGAGTGAAATGCAAAAG AGCGAGATGTTTCAGGAAAACAATCTGTCCATGTTCAAGACAGAAGTCAAGAGCTCACAG GACCACCATTTCTCCATGTTGCAACATGagatggaaaaaatcaagaatgaTATAGAGAAAATGCGTAGTGAGTTAAG GTATGAAATCGACAAAGTCACAGCCGGGCAGCGCTTAGATCTTAATCTTGAACGGGG GAGGATCCGAGACGAGCTGAACaatcaaaatcaagaaacaacCAACCTCACCACCAAACTTGATCGA GAAATCCATACACTGCGAGCTCAACTGGAAGCTGCAAAGTATGATGTGATCAAGTATTGCATAGGTACGCTCGCTTCTGTCTCTGCAGTTGGTCTTGCTGTACTCCGTATTCTGATGTAG
- the LOC121775237 gene encoding DNA-directed RNA polymerase III subunit RPC8-like isoform X4 gives MFFLSEIEHTLMLPPHLLNRPLDEAIKEQLDLIFLDKVKFRLVMFRPFVGEIIIARLKESTVDGLRLSLGFFDDIYVPVPFLFSPNRNEPVPGHKNRVNWIWNYMHEDYSVDAEDEIRFKVHDVSYPPIPLEPKDVKPFAPMVVTQGSLDMDGLGPTSWWG, from the exons ATGTTTTTCCTGAGTGAAATAGAGCACACTTTGATGTTGCCCCCTCACCTCCTCAATCGACCCCTCGATGAAGCCATTAAAGAGCAGCTCGACTTAATCTTCCTCGACAAG GTGAAGTTCAGGCTGGTAATGTTTCGTCCGTTTGTGGGAGAGATCATAATAGCTCGGCTTAAAGAATCTACGGTGGATGGTTTACGAT TATCGCTTGGGTTTTTCGATGATATATATGTACCTGTCCCTTTTTTGTTCTCTCCTAACCGCAATGAACCAGTCCCAGGACACAA GAATAGGGTTAATTGGATCTGGAATTATATGCATGAGGATTACTCAGTGGATGCAGAGGATGAG ATAAGGTTTAAAGTTCATGATGTGAGCTATCCGCCTATACCTTTAGAGCCGAAAGATGTCAAGCCATTTGCCCCCATGGTGGTCACC caGGGTTCTCTTGACATGGATGGTTTAGGCCCTACTTCATGGTGGGGATGA
- the LOC121775409 gene encoding protein FMP32, mitochondrial-like isoform X2 — translation MVRKLEAQGVESRQAQAITEAMMQVLNDSMENVSGSYVSKSEMQKSEMFQENNLSMFKTEVKSSQDHHFSMLQHEMEKIKNDIEKMRSELRYEIDKVTAGQRLDLNLERGRIRDELNNQNQETTNLTTKLDREIHTLRAQLEAAKYDVIKYCIGTLASVSAVGLAVLRILM, via the exons ATG GTGAGGAAACTCGAGGCACAGGGGGTGGAGTCGAGGCAGGCGCAGGCAATAACCGAGGCAATGATGCAGGTGCTGAATGACAGCATGGAGAATGTCTCTGGCTCCTATGTTTCTAAGAGTGAAATGCAAAAG AGCGAGATGTTTCAGGAAAACAATCTGTCCATGTTCAAGACAGAAGTCAAGAGCTCACAG GACCACCATTTCTCCATGTTGCAACATGagatggaaaaaatcaagaatgaTATAGAGAAAATGCGTAGTGAGTTAAG GTATGAAATCGACAAAGTCACAGCCGGGCAGCGCTTAGATCTTAATCTTGAACGGGG GAGGATCCGAGACGAGCTGAACaatcaaaatcaagaaacaacCAACCTCACCACCAAACTTGATCGA GAAATCCATACACTGCGAGCTCAACTGGAAGCTGCAAAGTATGATGTGATCAAGTATTGCATAGGTACGCTCGCTTCTGTCTCTGCAGTTGGTCTTGCTGTACTCCGTATTCTGATGTAG